A window of the Desulforapulum autotrophicum HRM2 genome harbors these coding sequences:
- a CDS encoding YfiR family protein gives MALVCSLICHADNISTEDKVKAAYLYNFAKFIKWPGPTFIHEKSPLLIGVMGDDSFADKLGPLTSRTVRNRPFEIKKLKTSKQAQTCHMVYINTSSSAELSNILEQLKARPIITVGDNNKFAAQGGIIQFIKIRDRLRFIINLDAAKINQVQIDAQLLSLATELLETKE, from the coding sequence TTGGCACTGGTTTGTTCTTTAATCTGCCATGCTGACAACATTTCAACTGAAGACAAAGTCAAAGCCGCCTACCTGTATAATTTTGCAAAGTTTATCAAATGGCCCGGGCCGACATTTATCCACGAAAAATCACCCTTGCTCATCGGGGTTATGGGGGATGATTCCTTTGCAGACAAACTTGGCCCCTTAACTTCAAGAACCGTTCGCAACAGACCCTTTGAGATCAAGAAATTAAAAACATCGAAACAGGCCCAGACCTGTCACATGGTATATATCAACACCTCCAGTTCAGCCGAACTATCAAATATTCTTGAACAACTAAAAGCCAGGCCCATCATAACCGTCGGAGACAATAACAAATTTGCAGCCCAGGGAGGAATAATTCAATTTATCAAAATCAGGGATAGACTTCGCTTTATTATCAACCTGGATGCTGCAAAAATAAATCAGGTTCAAATTGATGCCCAGCTTCTTTCCCTGGCCACGGAACTCCTGGAGACAAAAGAATGA
- the arsB gene encoding ACR3 family arsenite efflux transporter has product MSVYPGNERKMTSVFERYLTLWVGLCIIGGILLGRIAPGLAKSLDAMSINVNGAPVVSIPIAVCLFFMMYPIMVKIDFTSVIKAGKSGKPVLLTLFINWCIKPFTMYAISMFFLGFLLKSVIGAQAMDLVKMPFGLDLPVGVAHGAGVVVVQDGIKMLQIPLWRSYFAGCILLGIAPCTAMVLVWSYLSRGNDGLTLIMVAINSLTMLVLYGVLGGFLLGVGKLPVPWQALVLSVGIYVALPLVAGYFSRKWIISAKGKTWFQEKFLGVLTPVTISALLLTLVLLFSFKGEVIMANPLTILWIAIPLFIQTTLIFAVGYAAAKFLKLKYEDAAPAAMIGASNHFEVAIATAVMLFGLSSGAALATVVGVLIEVPVMLMLVGFCKKTAHWFET; this is encoded by the coding sequence ATGAGTGTTTACCCAGGTAATGAACGTAAAATGACCAGTGTCTTTGAGAGGTACCTGACCCTATGGGTCGGGCTGTGCATCATCGGTGGAATTCTTCTGGGCAGGATTGCTCCAGGCCTTGCCAAGTCACTGGATGCCATGTCCATTAATGTCAACGGGGCGCCTGTGGTCTCTATTCCCATTGCTGTCTGCCTTTTCTTCATGATGTATCCCATCATGGTCAAGATTGATTTTACCTCTGTTATCAAGGCCGGTAAAAGTGGAAAGCCGGTGCTTTTAACCCTTTTTATCAACTGGTGTATCAAACCCTTTACCATGTATGCGATTTCAATGTTTTTCCTGGGTTTTCTTCTAAAATCGGTGATTGGCGCCCAGGCAATGGATCTTGTCAAAATGCCTTTTGGCCTTGACCTGCCGGTGGGGGTAGCCCACGGTGCCGGCGTTGTTGTTGTCCAGGACGGTATCAAAATGCTTCAAATTCCCCTGTGGAGAAGCTATTTTGCAGGCTGCATTCTTTTGGGGATCGCGCCATGTACCGCAATGGTCCTGGTATGGAGTTATCTGTCCCGGGGCAACGACGGTTTAACACTGATTATGGTCGCCATAAATTCTCTCACCATGCTGGTTTTATATGGGGTGCTGGGTGGTTTTCTTCTGGGTGTTGGAAAACTGCCTGTCCCCTGGCAGGCATTGGTTCTGTCGGTGGGCATTTATGTGGCACTGCCCCTTGTGGCCGGTTATTTTTCACGCAAATGGATTATTTCAGCCAAGGGAAAAACCTGGTTCCAGGAAAAATTTTTAGGCGTTCTGACGCCGGTAACCATTTCAGCCCTGTTGTTGACCCTGGTGCTGCTGTTTAGTTTTAAAGGCGAGGTCATCATGGCAAATCCATTGACCATCCTTTGGATTGCCATTCCGCTGTTTATTCAAACAACCTTAATCTTTGCCGTGGGATATGCTGCTGCAAAATTTTTAAAATTAAAATACGAGGATGCGGCACCGGCGGCCATGATCGGTGCATCCAACCATTTTGAAGTTGCCATTGCAACGGCTGTCATGCTGTTTGGCCTGTCATCTGGAGCCGCCCTTGCCACTGTTGTGGGGGTACTGATTGAGGTCCCGGTAATGCTTATGCTCGTTGGGTTTTGTAAAAAAACGGCCCACTGGTTTGAAACGTAA